One part of the Vibrio hyugaensis genome encodes these proteins:
- a CDS encoding BamA/TamA family outer membrane protein, giving the protein MKASYSLVIAALFCTPHVFAMQQDESSLVDDILTKLGSSETVDESKLIDWGVLPGPFVNPEQGFGIGVAAVGLYTPYDWQKGDPYSTVTVTSYGSTSGSYGLGVNNRTYLNSDKVRLLGEAWISHTPGYYWGIGSQAAENERNKVQYEGQRLQLSPKIAVEIAPNTYAKLGWQWQSFNKVDGVDGDILPSEVTDATSSGVLVGMEYDTRDFEPNPMKGQFLDIEWVANRDSLGSDEDYDNLIANYRLYQQWSDTTIVAMEVYSQSIFGDAPWFDYAQLGDDQRMRGYYQGQYRDKHQLSTQVEIRHTISGRHGVVGWLGAGNIAPTYHDLFASSWLPTVGVGYRFAFKARINVRVDLGFGKDSTGFYFQINEAF; this is encoded by the coding sequence ATGAAAGCTTCTTATTCCCTAGTAATTGCAGCACTGTTTTGCACACCACACGTTTTTGCTATGCAGCAAGACGAGAGTAGTTTGGTGGATGACATCCTAACCAAACTAGGCTCTAGCGAAACCGTGGATGAATCGAAGTTGATCGACTGGGGCGTATTACCCGGCCCGTTCGTCAATCCAGAGCAAGGCTTTGGGATCGGTGTTGCTGCGGTGGGGTTGTACACCCCTTACGATTGGCAAAAAGGCGATCCTTATTCAACCGTCACTGTCACTTCTTACGGTTCGACGTCTGGCTCTTATGGCTTGGGGGTGAACAACCGCACTTATCTAAACAGTGACAAAGTACGCCTGCTTGGCGAAGCGTGGATCAGCCATACTCCAGGTTATTACTGGGGTATCGGCTCGCAAGCCGCAGAAAATGAGCGTAACAAAGTCCAGTATGAGGGCCAACGCCTACAACTGAGTCCCAAAATTGCCGTTGAAATAGCGCCAAATACCTACGCTAAATTAGGCTGGCAATGGCAGTCATTCAATAAAGTGGATGGCGTGGATGGCGATATTCTGCCTTCCGAAGTCACAGACGCCACCAGCAGTGGCGTATTAGTCGGAATGGAATACGATACTCGCGATTTCGAGCCTAATCCAATGAAAGGGCAATTTCTCGATATCGAATGGGTTGCGAACAGAGATTCACTGGGCAGTGATGAAGACTACGACAATCTTATTGCTAACTACCGCCTTTACCAACAATGGTCTGACACGACGATTGTTGCGATGGAGGTATATTCACAATCTATTTTCGGTGACGCGCCTTGGTTCGATTACGCCCAACTGGGTGATGACCAACGCATGAGAGGCTATTACCAAGGGCAATATCGCGACAAACATCAGCTTTCTACACAAGTAGAAATTCGCCACACCATTTCAGGTCGTCATGGCGTCGTCGGTTGGTTAGGCGCAGGTAATATTGCACCGACCTATCACGACTTATTCGCCAGCAGCTGGCTACCAACCGTTGGAGTTGGCTACCGATTTGCCTTTAAGGCGCGCATAAACGTGCGTGTCGATTTGGGCTTTGGTAAAGACAGCACCGGTTTTTATTTCCAAATCAATGAAGCATTCTAG
- a CDS encoding TetR/AcrR family transcriptional regulator, translated as MKLSEKKRLALIEAAQQEFIEHGFSCANMDRVCERAGTSKRTLYRHFESKDVLFIESIQTVLETQRARLQLKYTSDIDVETQLRTYLHAKLDSMYEDFGLPLAKMVISEFMRTPELAENYLHQLQRQDELLENWFTEAIADNKVKGLDPAMMSSMLMCLLKGNCLWPQLVANQAVPSAEQRKKIVEDILTLFFDGYRC; from the coding sequence ATGAAACTGTCAGAAAAAAAACGCTTAGCGCTTATTGAAGCGGCTCAACAGGAGTTTATTGAGCACGGTTTCAGTTGTGCCAATATGGACAGAGTATGTGAGCGAGCAGGGACGTCAAAGCGCACCTTGTATCGCCATTTTGAAAGCAAAGACGTGCTGTTTATTGAGTCTATTCAAACTGTGCTCGAAACTCAGCGTGCGCGTTTGCAGCTTAAGTACACATCAGACATTGATGTCGAAACCCAGCTTAGAACTTATTTGCATGCAAAACTGGATTCCATGTATGAGGACTTCGGCTTGCCATTGGCAAAAATGGTGATCAGTGAATTTATGCGCACACCAGAACTGGCAGAGAACTACTTGCATCAACTTCAACGCCAAGACGAATTGTTGGAGAACTGGTTTACAGAAGCTATTGCGGATAACAAGGTCAAAGGACTCGACCCAGCAATGATGAGCAGTATGTTGATGTGCTTATTAAAGGGGAACTGCTTATGGCCACAACTGGTTGCCAATCAAGCAGTGCCTAGTGCCGAGCAGCGCAAGAAAATCGTCGAAGATATTCTCACGCTGTTTTTCGATGGCTACCGCTGCTAG
- a CDS encoding DUF1835 domain-containing protein encodes MQSHNSFSINLNQQKSVAKKRLKAIRHNDTNSLDQVKQFHSRPETLTPESIQLVDVQHALARELGLPSWSKLKAHVEELESHKLAINNQANPLDAELNTLHVRCGHDIQQQMKTCGFEGDFLPMIDPLCIGPIPSNEKGFVAIRAQYVVDTLLPVMGRKDSVQEVAQFEQGNIHTLLDQQYKRIVFWVEHDAYDQLMLLRGLSLLEETESKIIEIIEFNQFPGTERFIGFGQLPAEAIRSCWQHRKPVTAKLFSQAKRCWQALQAPTPQPLVNLLEQHELDCLPNIKTVITRHLQELPHSESGLSFTQHLALQILNEQNAPINVKDWFQKYQQQEPLPTLGDVMFYALLLPLAQAENPLFTVDSLDKDWWEQQVNISEKGRACLNGHSTFLQDYWVGGIHNLANRRWAWNHIQLSSLHHLITA; translated from the coding sequence ATGCAATCTCACAATAGCTTCTCTATTAACCTTAACCAGCAAAAGTCCGTTGCGAAAAAGCGCTTAAAAGCAATCCGCCACAATGACACCAACTCACTTGATCAGGTTAAGCAGTTTCATTCCCGACCAGAAACCCTCACGCCAGAGTCTATCCAGCTTGTAGATGTTCAACACGCCCTAGCTAGAGAGCTTGGCTTACCTAGTTGGAGCAAGTTAAAAGCTCATGTGGAAGAACTAGAGAGTCACAAACTCGCTATTAATAATCAAGCAAATCCACTTGATGCCGAACTAAACACATTGCATGTCCGCTGTGGACACGACATTCAACAACAAATGAAGACATGTGGGTTCGAGGGTGACTTCTTACCCATGATTGATCCATTGTGCATAGGCCCAATTCCTAGTAATGAAAAAGGATTTGTCGCTATTCGAGCACAATACGTTGTGGACACATTACTGCCTGTAATGGGGAGAAAAGACTCGGTGCAAGAGGTAGCACAGTTTGAGCAAGGTAATATCCATACCCTGCTCGACCAGCAATACAAACGTATCGTTTTTTGGGTCGAACATGACGCCTACGATCAACTCATGCTACTTCGAGGGCTCTCTCTGCTAGAGGAAACCGAAAGCAAAATCATTGAGATCATCGAATTCAATCAGTTTCCGGGAACTGAGCGGTTTATTGGCTTCGGGCAACTTCCTGCTGAAGCGATTCGCTCGTGTTGGCAGCATAGAAAGCCAGTGACAGCGAAGCTTTTTAGCCAAGCCAAACGCTGCTGGCAAGCCTTGCAAGCTCCAACACCACAGCCACTCGTGAATCTATTAGAACAACATGAATTAGATTGCTTGCCGAACATCAAAACAGTCATCACTCGGCACCTTCAAGAACTGCCACATTCAGAATCAGGATTGAGCTTCACACAACATTTGGCTTTGCAGATATTGAACGAGCAAAACGCACCAATCAACGTGAAAGATTGGTTTCAGAAGTACCAACAACAAGAACCACTCCCTACACTTGGCGATGTCATGTTCTATGCATTACTGCTGCCACTCGCGCAAGCAGAAAATCCACTGTTTACTGTTGATTCATTGGATAAGGATTGGTGGGAACAACAAGTGAATATCAGCGAGAAAGGCCGCGCATGCCTTAATGGACACTCAACTTTCTTACAAGATTATTGGGTAGGTGGAATACACAACCTAGCAAATCGCCGCTGGGCATGGAACCACATCCAGCTCTCATCTTTACATCACTTAATCACGGCTTAG
- a CDS encoding MFS transporter: protein MPIALLALTLSAFAIGTTEFVIVGLIPTMAADLNVSLPSAGLLVSLYALGVAIGAPVLTALTSKMNRKHVLLAVMGLFVVGNLLAWQAPGYNTLIAARILTGLAHGVFFSIGSTIATGLVSKEKAASAIAIMFTGLTVALVTGVPLGTYIGQHFGWETTFLIVAILGLIALVGSALLVPNNLKQDATASLKDQLKVLTQPRLLLVYAITALGYGGTFTAFTYLAPILEQVSGFDASAVGLIMLVYGVSVAVGNIQGGKMADKFGPVKALTIIFAGLAAILFVLNFTAYNPIAAVITILVWGAFAFGNVPGLQVYVVKLAEKYTPNAVDVASGLNIAAFNVGIALGSWSGGLIVERAGLMNTPWVGGVVVISALLLTRLSGALDKRENKQVQQTACAELS, encoded by the coding sequence ATGCCAATCGCATTATTAGCATTAACCCTAAGCGCCTTTGCGATAGGGACAACTGAATTTGTTATCGTTGGATTAATTCCAACCATGGCAGCAGACCTTAACGTTTCTTTACCTTCTGCTGGTTTGCTGGTGAGTTTGTACGCATTAGGCGTGGCTATTGGCGCGCCCGTTTTAACTGCACTTACGAGCAAGATGAATCGCAAGCACGTCCTTCTCGCTGTGATGGGCTTGTTCGTTGTCGGTAACCTGTTAGCTTGGCAAGCTCCGGGTTACAACACTCTGATCGCCGCACGTATTTTAACGGGCTTGGCTCACGGCGTGTTCTTCTCTATCGGCTCAACGATCGCCACTGGCTTGGTGTCCAAAGAAAAAGCGGCAAGTGCCATTGCAATTATGTTCACTGGTCTAACCGTTGCTCTAGTGACTGGCGTGCCTCTAGGTACTTACATCGGGCAACATTTTGGTTGGGAAACCACATTCTTAATTGTGGCCATTCTTGGTTTGATTGCATTAGTCGGTAGCGCTTTACTTGTTCCAAACAACTTAAAGCAAGACGCGACGGCTTCTTTAAAAGATCAGCTTAAAGTACTCACCCAACCTCGTTTGTTATTGGTTTATGCCATTACTGCGCTAGGTTACGGTGGCACCTTTACTGCATTCACTTATCTTGCGCCAATTTTGGAGCAGGTATCCGGCTTTGATGCCAGTGCAGTTGGCTTGATCATGCTGGTGTACGGTGTCTCTGTCGCGGTGGGTAACATCCAAGGCGGCAAAATGGCAGACAAATTTGGCCCCGTAAAAGCACTGACGATCATCTTTGCTGGCTTAGCCGCAATCTTGTTTGTACTCAACTTTACCGCATACAACCCAATTGCTGCTGTGATTACTATTTTGGTTTGGGGTGCGTTTGCTTTCGGTAACGTACCAGGATTACAAGTTTATGTTGTAAAACTGGCAGAGAAATATACACCTAATGCCGTTGATGTTGCTTCAGGTTTGAACATCGCCGCCTTTAATGTAGGTATTGCACTCGGTTCATGGAGTGGCGGTTTGATCGTAGAGAGAGCAGGCTTAATGAATACGCCATGGGTCGGTGGTGTGGTCGTCATCTCTGCACTTCTATTGACTCGCTTGAGCGGCGCGTTAGATAAGCGCGAAAACAAACAAGTTCAACAAACAGCCTGCGCTGAGCTTTCATAA
- a CDS encoding LysR family transcriptional regulator, with translation MRLKTTLEQWQTLQAIEQAGSIQSAAVTLNKSHTTLIYSVKKLEDQLGIKLIEVKGRKAGLTEHGKTMLRRAQSMLEQAHELEMISEQLSNGVESQITVAIDHLCDPTWLYAPLSEFLAQNSTTSVQIVETSLSKTTDMVVNELADIAIINLPITNHPAEAFGTTTMVPVIAVEHPLAKKEHVSLADFATTSQIVVRDLGESDKAKRDVGWLRARQRITVDNFDHAFRAVEQGVGFCRLPKHLVEYRHSTGIKVLDLEHSNQYQVALHLTLPKGAKSGPATLALYQALLDSAKDRI, from the coding sequence ATGAGACTCAAAACAACCCTAGAGCAGTGGCAAACATTACAAGCAATTGAACAAGCTGGAAGTATTCAGTCAGCCGCAGTGACGCTCAATAAAAGCCATACCACACTTATCTATTCGGTGAAAAAGCTCGAGGACCAACTCGGCATCAAACTGATAGAAGTGAAAGGTCGAAAGGCTGGATTAACCGAACACGGCAAGACCATGTTACGACGCGCGCAGTCTATGCTCGAACAAGCCCATGAACTGGAAATGATCAGTGAACAGCTAAGTAATGGGGTAGAATCGCAAATTACAGTGGCGATCGACCATCTGTGCGATCCAACCTGGCTCTATGCACCACTTAGTGAATTTTTGGCACAAAACAGTACTACCTCCGTTCAAATCGTGGAAACTTCGCTAAGTAAAACCACCGATATGGTGGTCAATGAGTTAGCAGACATCGCCATTATCAATCTTCCGATCACCAACCACCCAGCCGAAGCATTTGGAACAACAACCATGGTGCCCGTTATTGCAGTTGAACACCCATTGGCAAAGAAAGAGCACGTTTCATTGGCAGATTTTGCGACCACTAGCCAAATTGTGGTTCGAGATCTAGGTGAATCAGACAAGGCAAAACGAGACGTGGGCTGGTTGCGCGCGCGTCAAAGAATCACGGTGGATAATTTCGACCACGCTTTTCGAGCGGTAGAGCAAGGCGTTGGCTTCTGTCGGCTCCCTAAACATCTCGTCGAATACCGCCACAGTACAGGCATCAAGGTGTTAGACCTCGAACACTCTAACCAATATCAAGTCGCACTGCACCTCACGCTACCAAAAGGTGCGAAGAGCGGACCAGCCACACTCGCTCTTTATCAAGCACTGCTGGATAGTGCAAAAGACCGCATTTAA
- a CDS encoding monooxygenase, with protein MAKLLQVDFEFHGPFGEEMSNALVDLAQSINQEPGMIWKIWTESEKDKLGGGIYLFEDEATAQAYLEMHTTRLKQMGVEEVRGQIFDINAPLSTINQGPIGE; from the coding sequence ATGGCGAAATTACTGCAAGTTGATTTTGAATTTCACGGCCCATTTGGTGAAGAGATGTCGAACGCACTGGTAGACCTAGCTCAGTCAATTAACCAAGAGCCAGGCATGATTTGGAAAATTTGGACGGAAAGCGAGAAAGACAAACTTGGCGGCGGCATCTATCTTTTTGAAGACGAAGCAACGGCGCAAGCTTATCTTGAAATGCATACTACTCGGTTGAAACAGATGGGTGTAGAAGAAGTAAGAGGGCAGATATTTGATATCAACGCACCACTGAGCACTATCAACCAAGGTCCAATCGGAGAGTAA
- a CDS encoding polysaccharide biosynthesis tyrosine autokinase has product MANQTISSSAPTDDEIDLGKLFGILIDAKWFIIGITLLFATLGIAVALLSTPIYKADALIQIEQKSSGGISAMVGDMGDLFAAESSATTEIEIIKSRMILGDTVDKFNLTTIATPNYLAFVGKGLARINGTQDYISVSTFEIPRTARALKHELLVTDAEKGTFDLMIEDQVVLSGIVGQTIEMNGYRIKVSELIAQNEDSFSISKISKLDAINRLASQLSISERGAKTGIVSLSIEGEYPERNQLILNDVVQNYFLQNVRRNSAEAEQSLNFLKDHLPEIKDKLNGSEDVLNRFRQENESIDLNLEAQSTLKVMVALEAQLNELTFKESEISQKFTQDHPAYKSLLDKRQTLLQEKERLSRQVQKLPKTQREVLRMTRDVQVNQQIYIQLLNKVQELNIIKAGTVGNVRIIDSAQSYAIPVKPKKPLIVVLATLLGGMVAIAFVLVKTAFHRGVTSPDEIEQNGISVYASVPKSVQQLEVANKLKRKSNKDLLLLAEENPADLSIEALRGLRTSLHFAMMEAKNNVLMISGPAPSIGKTFVSTNFAAVAAKTGQKVLLVDADMRKGYLQQCFGLIADNGLSDFLGGKVDRETVIKSTKVENLDVVTRGQVPPNPSELLMHPRFVEFVEKASQEYDLVIIDTPPVLAVTDPSIVGAIAGTTLMVARFDQTTSKELEVARNRFEQAGVEVKGVILNAIEKKAASSYGYGYYNYAYKSE; this is encoded by the coding sequence ATGGCTAACCAAACTATAAGTTCATCTGCACCAACTGATGATGAAATCGATTTAGGCAAACTGTTTGGCATATTAATCGATGCTAAATGGTTCATCATTGGTATTACGCTTCTCTTTGCAACGTTAGGCATTGCTGTTGCATTGCTATCTACACCAATCTACAAAGCCGATGCGCTTATTCAGATCGAACAAAAAAGCTCTGGCGGCATATCTGCGATGGTTGGCGACATGGGGGATCTTTTCGCTGCCGAATCCTCGGCAACTACAGAGATTGAAATCATTAAATCTCGCATGATCCTTGGCGATACCGTCGATAAGTTTAATTTAACGACCATAGCCACCCCAAACTACCTAGCGTTCGTTGGTAAAGGTCTAGCTCGCATCAATGGCACTCAAGATTACATTTCTGTCTCTACTTTCGAGATCCCGCGTACCGCACGAGCTTTAAAACATGAGTTACTGGTGACAGATGCAGAAAAGGGGACTTTTGATCTTATGATTGAAGATCAGGTCGTACTATCTGGCATCGTTGGCCAAACGATTGAAATGAATGGCTACCGCATCAAAGTAAGTGAACTGATTGCGCAAAACGAAGACAGTTTTTCAATCAGTAAAATTAGCAAACTTGATGCTATCAACAGGTTAGCTTCACAACTGTCTATTTCAGAACGCGGCGCTAAAACAGGTATTGTGTCACTGAGCATTGAAGGTGAATACCCAGAGCGTAATCAACTAATTCTGAATGACGTTGTGCAAAACTACTTCCTACAGAATGTAAGAAGAAATTCAGCAGAAGCGGAACAGAGCCTAAACTTCCTGAAAGATCACTTACCTGAAATAAAAGATAAACTAAACGGCTCGGAAGATGTTCTAAATCGTTTCAGACAAGAAAACGAATCGATCGACTTAAACCTTGAAGCGCAATCAACGCTAAAAGTGATGGTCGCTCTTGAAGCGCAGCTGAATGAACTGACATTCAAAGAAAGTGAAATCAGCCAGAAGTTCACTCAAGATCACCCTGCATATAAATCACTGCTAGATAAACGTCAGACGTTACTTCAAGAAAAAGAACGTCTTAGCCGACAAGTTCAGAAGTTACCTAAAACACAGCGTGAAGTACTGCGTATGACGCGCGATGTTCAAGTAAACCAACAAATCTACATTCAATTGCTGAATAAAGTTCAAGAGCTGAATATTATCAAAGCTGGAACCGTAGGTAACGTGCGCATCATTGATAGTGCTCAGTCATATGCGATTCCCGTTAAGCCGAAAAAACCATTGATTGTAGTGCTTGCGACTTTACTCGGTGGCATGGTTGCTATTGCTTTTGTCCTAGTTAAAACGGCTTTCCATCGTGGTGTAACCTCTCCTGATGAGATTGAACAAAATGGTATTTCCGTCTACGCGAGCGTACCAAAGTCGGTTCAACAATTAGAGGTGGCGAACAAACTCAAACGTAAGAGTAATAAAGATCTACTTCTTCTAGCAGAAGAAAACCCTGCTGACCTTTCGATTGAAGCATTACGTGGACTTCGAACTAGTCTTCACTTTGCAATGATGGAAGCAAAAAACAACGTATTGATGATCTCAGGCCCAGCCCCTTCAATCGGTAAGACCTTTGTCTCTACCAACTTTGCAGCTGTTGCTGCGAAAACAGGTCAAAAAGTACTTTTGGTCGATGCTGATATGCGTAAAGGTTACCTACAACAATGTTTTGGTCTAATAGCAGATAATGGTCTTTCTGATTTCTTAGGAGGTAAGGTTGATAGAGAGACTGTCATCAAATCAACCAAGGTTGAGAATTTGGATGTCGTCACTCGTGGCCAAGTTCCACCAAACCCGTCTGAGCTTTTGATGCATCCTCGATTTGTTGAGTTTGTAGAAAAAGCATCACAAGAGTACGATCTAGTGATTATCGATACTCCACCGGTATTAGCGGTGACTGACCCAAGTATAGTGGGCGCCATTGCTGGTACGACACTCATGGTAGCTCGCTTTGATCAAACAACATCCAAAGAACTGGAAGTTGCTCGAAACAGATTTGAGCAAGCAGGCGTAGAAGTGAAAGGTGTTATCCTTAACGCAATAGAGAAAAAAGCCGCTAGCTCATATGGTTATGGGTATTATAATTACGCCTACAAAAGCGAGTAA
- a CDS encoding phosphotyrosine protein phosphatase — translation MFSNILVVCVGNICRSPTGERVLQQLLPNKTISSAGIAVEKSRLTGKPADETATLIASEKGFSLENHQAKQLTAQLCAKQDLILVMEQGHIDALTKIVPEARGKTMLFGHWMNAVSIPDPFRQSREAFDHAFSLIEQSAHAWVKKL, via the coding sequence ATGTTTTCAAACATTCTTGTTGTGTGTGTAGGTAACATTTGTCGCTCTCCGACAGGAGAACGAGTGCTTCAACAGCTTCTTCCGAATAAAACCATTTCTTCAGCAGGTATTGCCGTTGAGAAAAGCCGCCTAACTGGGAAACCAGCGGATGAGACCGCAACGCTGATTGCCTCAGAAAAAGGGTTCTCTTTAGAGAATCACCAAGCTAAACAACTGACTGCACAGTTATGTGCAAAGCAAGATCTTATCTTAGTGATGGAGCAAGGTCATATTGATGCGCTGACTAAGATCGTTCCAGAAGCCAGAGGCAAAACTATGTTATTTGGACATTGGATGAACGCAGTCAGCATTCCTGATCCGTTCAGACAAAGCAGAGAAGCCTTTGATCATGCGTTTTCTCTAATTGAACAATCCGCCCATGCTTGGGTAAAAAAACTATAA
- a CDS encoding polysaccharide export protein — MNFNHTKLASLLLSSVLITGCTVPGSHLSTSGKHIVEDSNASSAADFNVFPLTLDNVSQLKSSDVETKANPALDHQLAAYEYEVGPGDILNITIWDHPELTIPAGSYRSSAEAGNWVHADGTIFYPYIGTVEVAGKNVRQIRTDISKKLAKYIESPQVDVSVAAFRSKKSYITGEVNKPGQQPITNIPLTLLDAVNRAGGLAEDADWRNVTLTRQGEVENISLYELMQEGDLTENRLLQPGDIVHVPRNDTQKVFVMGEVNDPKLLKMDRAGMSLTEALSNVGGINQLSADATGVFVIRKALDNQALGDIYQLDISDAAALVIGTEFDLKPYDIVYVTAAPVSRWNRVIAQLVPTISGFNELTEGVLRVRNWP; from the coding sequence ATGAATTTCAACCATACAAAGCTAGCCAGTTTACTCCTTTCCTCTGTACTTATCACTGGATGTACAGTACCGGGCAGCCACTTATCCACGAGTGGTAAGCACATCGTTGAAGACAGCAATGCCAGCTCGGCTGCAGACTTTAACGTATTTCCACTGACTCTTGATAACGTCTCTCAGCTGAAAAGCTCGGATGTAGAGACAAAAGCCAACCCTGCACTTGACCATCAGCTCGCGGCTTACGAGTATGAGGTAGGTCCTGGTGATATTCTGAATATCACTATCTGGGATCATCCGGAGCTAACTATTCCAGCAGGTTCTTACCGTAGTTCAGCGGAAGCAGGCAACTGGGTACATGCTGATGGCACCATCTTCTATCCATATATCGGTACTGTTGAAGTCGCGGGCAAGAACGTCCGCCAAATTCGTACCGATATTTCTAAAAAGCTGGCGAAGTACATTGAGAGCCCTCAAGTTGATGTGAGTGTTGCGGCATTCCGATCCAAGAAATCTTACATTACTGGCGAAGTAAACAAGCCTGGACAACAACCTATCACCAATATCCCCCTGACTTTGCTAGATGCCGTTAATCGTGCAGGCGGTTTAGCCGAAGACGCAGACTGGCGCAATGTCACACTGACTCGACAAGGCGAAGTCGAAAACATCTCTCTCTATGAGCTGATGCAAGAGGGTGACCTTACTGAAAACCGATTACTTCAACCAGGCGACATCGTGCATGTACCAAGAAATGACACTCAAAAAGTGTTCGTTATGGGGGAAGTTAACGATCCCAAGCTATTGAAAATGGATCGCGCAGGTATGAGCTTGACCGAAGCTCTAAGCAATGTTGGTGGTATCAATCAACTTTCTGCAGATGCGACTGGCGTGTTCGTTATTAGAAAAGCACTAGACAATCAAGCATTAGGCGATATTTACCAACTCGATATATCTGACGCAGCCGCGTTAGTAATTGGTACTGAATTTGACCTAAAGCCTTATGACATCGTGTATGTCACTGCGGCACCAGTCAGTCGTTGGAATCGTGTTATAGCACAACTAGTACCAACGATTTCAGGCTTCAATGAGCTTACAGAAGGTGTACTTCGTGTAAGAAATTGGCCGTAG
- the nfsA gene encoding oxygen-insensitive NADPH nitroreductase — protein MNSTIETILGHRSIRKFTSEPIASEQLQTILQSGLAASSSSMLQVVSIIRVTDAEKRKLLAQYAGNQAYVESAAEFLVFCIDYQRHATINPDVQADFTELTLIGAVDSGIMAQNCLLAAESMGLGGVYIGGLRNSAAQVDELLGLPKSAAILFGMCLGHPDQNPEVKPRLPVNVIVHENQYQALNVDDVQTYDQTMQEYYASRTSNQKQSAWSQETAGKLAGESRPHILPYLNSKGLAKR, from the coding sequence ATGAACAGTACGATTGAAACCATTCTCGGTCATCGCTCTATTCGTAAGTTCACCTCTGAGCCTATTGCAAGTGAGCAACTACAAACGATTCTCCAATCTGGATTAGCCGCCTCTTCTTCTAGCATGCTGCAAGTGGTCTCTATCATTCGTGTGACAGACGCAGAAAAGCGCAAACTGCTAGCACAATACGCTGGCAATCAGGCTTATGTTGAAAGTGCCGCAGAATTTTTGGTGTTTTGCATTGATTACCAGCGTCATGCAACCATCAACCCAGACGTTCAAGCTGACTTTACCGAATTGACCCTGATTGGTGCCGTGGATTCAGGCATCATGGCGCAAAACTGTTTGTTAGCTGCCGAGTCTATGGGGTTAGGTGGCGTATACATTGGTGGCTTAAGAAACAGTGCTGCGCAAGTCGATGAGCTACTCGGTTTACCTAAAAGTGCCGCGATTTTGTTTGGTATGTGTTTGGGTCATCCAGATCAAAACCCAGAAGTAAAACCACGCTTACCCGTTAACGTTATTGTCCACGAAAACCAATACCAAGCGCTGAATGTAGACGATGTACAAACCTACGATCAAACCATGCAAGAGTACTACGCGAGCCGTACAAGCAATCAAAAGCAGAGTGCATGGTCACAAGAAACCGCCGGAAAGCTCGCGGGAGAATCTCGCCCTCATATACTACCCTACTTAAACAGCAAAGGATTAGCGAAACGTTGA
- a CDS encoding MarC family protein — MKELILHTVTVFMGFFAIMNPIANIPIFLSLTADEDKQTVRSIAFRSVFIAFVIVAVFAIAGKVIFDLFGITLYALRITGGILVFLIGFHMLQGESTHKKTKEKAYSPEQEQAALSIAVSPLAMPILAGPGTLATAMNFATTGGITETIITIASFAVLCVMTYVLFLFGDKLVKAVGPSALNVITKMMGLILAVIGTQMFIEGAAEAYKTVFA; from the coding sequence ATGAAAGAACTGATACTTCATACCGTCACTGTATTCATGGGCTTTTTTGCCATTATGAACCCTATCGCCAATATACCTATCTTCTTAAGCCTGACCGCGGATGAAGACAAGCAAACCGTGCGCTCAATTGCGTTTCGCTCTGTATTTATCGCCTTTGTTATCGTTGCAGTGTTCGCTATTGCTGGCAAAGTCATTTTTGACCTATTTGGTATTACCCTTTACGCACTGCGTATTACTGGCGGTATTTTAGTATTCCTTATTGGTTTCCACATGTTGCAAGGGGAATCGACACACAAGAAGACCAAGGAAAAGGCTTATTCACCAGAGCAAGAACAAGCCGCGTTGAGCATTGCCGTTTCGCCATTAGCAATGCCGATATTGGCAGGGCCAGGAACACTTGCGACGGCGATGAACTTTGCAACAACGGGTGGAATCACCGAAACCATCATTACCATTGCTTCATTCGCAGTCCTTTGTGTGATGACTTATGTCCTGTTTTTGTTTGGTGACAAGTTAGTTAAAGCCGTTGGTCCAAGCGCCCTGAATGTGATCACCAAAATGATGGGATTGATCCTTGCGGTGATTGGCACACAGATGTTTATTGAAGGTGCTGCCGAAGCGTATAAAACCGTCTTTGCGTAA